A region from the Corallococcus caeni genome encodes:
- a CDS encoding TIGR02266 family protein, translating to MADLNQAGAVGLVVKLPFATPEEFLAKYGGNITRGGIYLRAKAVRPPGTAVTLDLRLASGDRLLYTAAIVHFVTGQQGQGISGMGLKFGEADPPTRRFLDAAVAILPHAQSDLPPVPNGVGPADYTVPAPAAAPALPPAMAAEAGAIPRMEAPAAPALEMVTDASLELNTVEPPRTGPVIGIDLGTTNSCAAFVRGAKPGVLPSREGHNTVPSILAFNQRGKLVVGHPAKGQMLTNPRQTVYGAKRLVGRPYASPIVGQIKGRFHYEIAAGQNGEAAVRLGDRIYSLQQISALILREVREVAQNQLGQPISRAVITVPAYYNDNQRHAVREAGKLAGLYVERILNEPTAAALAYGYGKKLNQRVLVYDLGGGTFDASVLELHDTVYEVISTGGDTFLGGIDFDNAIVEYLLEEFQRQTGRAFQGDRVALQRINDAAERAKCALSERSEMRVHVAFITMIDNKPYDLDVTLTRQKLIALTEGLVDRTVQVCEEVLQAKGLKPQDIDEVILVGGQSRFPLVHEKITKFFGRPPSKGVHPDEAVALGAALLAHSLGQLEGVVLIDVLPMAIGVGLPGGRFKPVLERNVSLPAVKSYTLSTHRDDQTELELTVFQGDSERAQDNEYLGTLRLAGLPKKPRGAVQVQVTFEVNNESLLKVVAREGSTGREVVSTFTTRDTPEVVKARLAQQETAAAPAVAPAARTPVAASAPVVQEAVPDAAVVSRQKGFMGWLKGLFGRA from the coding sequence TTGGCGGATTTGAATCAAGCGGGGGCGGTCGGGCTGGTGGTGAAGCTGCCCTTCGCCACCCCCGAGGAGTTCCTCGCGAAATACGGGGGCAACATCACCCGGGGCGGCATCTATTTGCGCGCCAAGGCCGTGCGCCCCCCGGGCACGGCCGTCACCCTGGACCTCCGCCTGGCAAGCGGCGACCGGCTCCTCTACACAGCGGCCATCGTCCACTTCGTCACCGGACAGCAGGGCCAGGGCATCTCCGGCATGGGCCTGAAGTTCGGGGAGGCGGACCCGCCGACCCGCCGGTTCCTGGACGCCGCGGTCGCCATCCTTCCTCACGCCCAGTCGGACCTGCCCCCCGTGCCCAACGGCGTGGGCCCCGCTGACTACACCGTCCCCGCCCCCGCGGCGGCCCCTGCCCTGCCCCCGGCCATGGCCGCGGAGGCCGGCGCCATCCCCCGGATGGAGGCCCCGGCCGCGCCCGCGCTGGAGATGGTGACGGACGCGTCACTGGAGCTGAACACGGTGGAGCCGCCCCGGACGGGGCCTGTCATCGGCATCGACCTGGGGACGACGAACTCGTGCGCCGCGTTCGTGCGCGGCGCGAAGCCCGGGGTGTTGCCCAGCCGCGAGGGCCACAACACGGTGCCCTCCATCCTCGCGTTCAACCAGCGCGGCAAGCTGGTGGTGGGGCACCCCGCGAAGGGGCAGATGCTCACCAACCCGCGCCAGACGGTGTACGGCGCCAAGCGGCTGGTGGGCCGCCCGTACGCGTCGCCCATCGTCGGGCAGATCAAGGGCCGCTTCCACTACGAGATCGCCGCGGGCCAGAACGGCGAGGCGGCGGTGCGCCTGGGCGACCGCATCTATTCGCTCCAGCAGATCTCCGCGCTGATCCTGCGGGAGGTCCGCGAGGTGGCGCAGAACCAGCTGGGCCAGCCCATCTCCCGGGCGGTCATCACGGTGCCCGCCTACTACAACGACAACCAGCGGCACGCGGTGCGCGAGGCGGGCAAGCTCGCGGGCCTGTACGTGGAGCGCATCCTCAACGAGCCCACGGCGGCGGCGCTGGCGTACGGCTACGGCAAGAAGCTCAACCAGCGCGTGCTGGTGTACGACCTGGGCGGCGGCACGTTCGACGCGTCGGTGCTGGAACTGCACGACACCGTCTACGAGGTGATTTCGACCGGCGGCGACACGTTCCTGGGCGGCATCGACTTCGACAACGCCATCGTGGAGTACCTCCTGGAGGAGTTCCAGCGGCAGACGGGCCGCGCCTTCCAGGGGGACCGGGTGGCCCTGCAGCGCATCAACGACGCGGCGGAGCGGGCCAAGTGCGCCCTCTCCGAGCGCTCGGAGATGCGCGTGCACGTGGCCTTCATCACGATGATCGACAACAAGCCGTACGACCTGGACGTCACGCTCACGCGGCAGAAGTTGATCGCCCTGACGGAGGGGCTGGTGGACCGCACGGTCCAGGTCTGCGAGGAGGTGCTCCAGGCCAAGGGGCTGAAGCCGCAGGACATCGACGAGGTGATCCTCGTCGGTGGGCAGAGCCGCTTCCCGCTGGTGCACGAGAAGATCACGAAGTTCTTCGGCCGGCCGCCCAGCAAGGGCGTGCACCCGGACGAGGCGGTGGCGCTGGGCGCGGCGCTGCTGGCGCACAGCCTGGGGCAGCTGGAGGGCGTGGTGCTCATCGACGTGCTGCCCATGGCCATTGGCGTGGGGCTGCCGGGTGGGCGCTTCAAGCCGGTGCTGGAGCGCAACGTGTCGCTGCCGGCGGTCAAGAGCTACACGCTCTCCACGCACCGGGACGACCAGACGGAGCTGGAGCTCACCGTCTTCCAGGGGGACTCCGAGCGCGCGCAGGACAACGAGTACCTGGGCACGCTGCGGCTCGCGGGCCTGCCGAAGAAGCCGCGCGGCGCGGTGCAGGTGCAGGTGACGTTCGAGGTGAACAACGAGTCGCTGCTGAAGGTGGTCGCGCGGGAGGGCAGCACGGGGCGCGAGGTGGTCAGCACGTTCACCACCCGCGACACGCCGGAGGTGGTGAAGGCGCGGCTGGCGCAGCAGGAGACCGCGGCGGCACCGGCCGTGGCTCCGGCGGCGCGCACCCCCGTGGCGGCGTCCGCGCCGGTCGTCCAGGAGGCAGTTCCGGACGCAGCGGTCGTGTCACGGCAGAAAGGTTTCATGGGGTGGTTGAAGGGCCTGTTCGGCCGCGCGTGA